A stretch of Campylobacter gracilis DNA encodes these proteins:
- a CDS encoding NAD(P)H-dependent oxidoreductase: protein MKSLIILAHPDIENSLINKRFLKEAVAQSF from the coding sequence ATGAAAAGCTTAATCATTCTAGCTCATCCCGACATCGAAAATTCGCTCATAAACAAGCGCTTTTTGAAAGAGGCTGTCGCGCAAAGCTTCTAG